The following are encoded together in the Oceanobacillus zhaokaii genome:
- the rplQ gene encoding 50S ribosomal protein L17 → MARKFGRSTDSRMALLRNLASDLIIHERIETTEAKAKDLKSIVDKMITLGKRGDLHARRQAAAFLYNKEADEENNVIQKLFDDVAKRYDERQGGYTRVLKLGERQGDGAKMAIIELV, encoded by the coding sequence ATGGCTAGAAAATTTGGACGTAGTACAGACAGCCGTATGGCATTACTTCGTAACCTTGCATCTGATTTAATTATTCATGAACGGATTGAAACTACAGAAGCAAAAGCGAAGGATTTAAAATCGATTGTAGATAAAATGATTACATTAGGTAAACGTGGAGATCTTCACGCTCGCCGTCAAGCAGCAGCATTCCTTTACAACAAAGAGGCTGATGAAGAAAATAATGTAATTCAAAAACTTTTTGATGATGTTGCAAAACGCTACGATGAGAGACAAGGTGGATACACACGTGTTCTTAAACTTGGTGAACGCCAAGGCGATGGCGCAAAAATGGCAATCATTGAATTGGTCTAA